Proteins encoded in a region of the Zea mays cultivar B73 chromosome 4, Zm-B73-REFERENCE-NAM-5.0, whole genome shotgun sequence genome:
- the LOC103653304 gene encoding NAC domain-containing protein 30, whose translation MEDDEQQQQQAAGACVPPGFRFHPTEEELVGYYLARKVACQKIHLDIVREVDLYRIEPWDLQERCGYYGGGQDQEEPTEYYFFSYKDRKYPSGTRTNRATAAGFWKATGRDKPVLSSSTAAVIGMRKTLVFYRGRAPNGRRTDWIIHEYRLQGNEHEHAQEEGWVVCRAFHKPMPNQHQHMMLRHAAGCYYPPPIFGYDDGPAQLMSGSGSPLAAESKLHVQQLLADMPPPLHSPAVDVVGVHHHSYNANDHAAAEPTTVDWNLLNSLLPPAQLNFHHPPSPASPSSCSKNNNGA comes from the exons ATGGAGGATgatgagcagcagcagcagcaggcagcaGGTGCGTGCGTGCCGCCAGGGTTCAGGTTCCACCCGACGGAGGAGGAGCTGGTGGGGTACTACCTGGCCAGGAAGGTAGCCTGCCAGAAGATCCACCTCGACATCGTCCGGGAGGTCGATCTCTACAGGATCGAGCCATGGGATCTCCAGG AGAGGTGCGGCTACTACGGCGGCGGCCAGGATCAGGAGGAGCCGACGGAGTACTACTTCTTCAGCTACAAGGACCGCAAGTACCCGAGCGGCACGCGCACCAACCGCGCCACCGCCGCGGGGTTCTGGAAGGCCACCGGCAGGGACAAGCCGGTGCTGTCCTCCTCCACCGCCGCCGTCATCGGCATGCGCAAGACGCTGGTCTTCTACCGCGGCCGCGCACCCAACGGCCGCAGGACGGACTGGATCATCCACGAGTACCGGCTGCAGGGCAACGAGCACGAGCACGCCCAGGAGGAAGGCTGGGTCGTGTGCCGCGCCTTCCACAAGCCCATGCCCAACCAGCACCAGCACATGATGCTCAGGCACGCCGCCGGCTGTTACTACCCGCCGCCCATCTTCGGCTACGACGACGGCCCTGCCCAGCTGATGAGCGGCAGCGGCAGCCCCTTGGCGGCTGAGTCCAAGCTGCACGTGCAGCAGCTTCTCGCCGACATGCCGCCGCCGCTCCACAGCCCCGCAGTCGACGTCGTCGGCGTGCATCATCATAGCTACAACGCCAACGACCACGCCGCCGCGGAGCCGACGACGGTGGACTGGAACCTGCTGAACAGCCTGCTGCCGCCCGCGCAGCTGAATTTCCACCACCCACCGTCGCCGGCTTCTCCTTCTTCTTGCTCCAAGAACAACAACGGTGCATGA